The following coding sequences lie in one Panicum virgatum strain AP13 chromosome 6N, P.virgatum_v5, whole genome shotgun sequence genomic window:
- the LOC120679526 gene encoding probable methyltransferase At1g29790, protein MEAAREEQREAAANGLWRQELPPGGELRLAVGPHRLPLGPSRLLGGESEMFPALGQACHRHRGELEHYMNYTSGGECPSNEAFAQRLMLKGCEPLPRRRCRPRTPAGYVEPAPLPASLWAIPPDTSIVWDAYTCKNYSCLVNRGRARGTYDCKDCFDLGGREKDRWMRRGGGMDGDDRGSLDYTIDGVLAAVPRGTVRIGLDIGGGSGTFAARMRERGVTVVTTTTNFDGPFNSFVAARGLVALHLNVAARLPFADGTLDLVHSMHVLSSWIPDAVLELALFDVYRVLRPGGVFWLDHFFCLGAQLDATYLPMFERIGFEKLRWNAGRKLDRGIEMDEWYISALLRKPRR, encoded by the coding sequence ATGGAGGCCGCCCGGGAGGAgcagcgggaggcggcggcgaacgggcTCTGGCGGCAGGAGCTCCctcccggcggcgagctgcgTCTGGCGGTGGGCCCGCACCGGCTCCCGCTCGGGCCCTCCCGGCTGCTCGGCGGCGAGAGCGAGATGTTCCCGGCGCTGGGGCAGGCGTGCCACCGGCACCGCGGCGAGCTGGAGCATTACATGAACTACACCTCGGGCGGGGAGTGCCCCTCCAACGAGGCGTTCGCGCAGCGGCTGATGCTCAAGGGGTGCGAGCCGCTgccccggcgccggtgccggccgcgCACCCCCGCCGGGTACGTCgagccggcgccgctgccggcgagccTGTGGGCGATCCCGCCGGACACCAGCATCGTGTGGGACGCGTACACGTGCAAGAACTACTCGTGCCTTGTGAACCGCGGCAGGGCCAGGGGCACCTACGACTGCAAGGACTGCTTCGACCTCGGCGGCCGGGAGAAGGACCGGTGgatgcgccgcggcggcggcatggacgGCGACGACCGCGGGTCCCTGGACTACACCATCGACGGCGTGCTGGCCGCGGTGCCGAGGGGCACGGTGCGGATCGGGCTGGACATCGGCGGCGGGTCGGGCACGTTCGCGGCGCGGATGCGGGAGCGCGGCGTGACGGtggtgacgacgacgacgaactTCGACGGGCCGTTCAACAGCTTCGTGGCGGCGCGGGGGCTGGTGGCACTGCACCTCAacgtggcggcgcggctgccgTTCGCGGACGGGACGCTGGACCTGGTGCACTCGATGCACGTGCTCAGCAGCTGGATCCCCGACGCGGTGCTGGAGCTGGCGCTGTTCGACGTGTACCGGGTGCTCCGGCCCGGCGGCGTGTTCTGGCTGGACCACTTCTTCTGCCTGGGGGCGCAGCTGGACGCCACCTACCTGCCCATGTTCGAGCGCATCGGCTTCGAGAAGCTCCGGTGGAACGCCGGCAGGAAGCTCGACCGGGGCATCGAGATGGACGAGTGGTACATCTCCGCGCTGCTGCGAAAGCCCAGGAGGTGA